A single genomic interval of Labrus mixtus chromosome 6, fLabMix1.1, whole genome shotgun sequence harbors:
- the LOC132975527 gene encoding insulin-like growth factor-binding protein 1, with product MSDPETQYQPLVGAPNQQTALNEPAQGGRPSRAYKVAGLTLLACVLIAGQAMVAYFLLSQGSDIKSLEEQNNNLQAQLLKGRSNSVPMRMHMPMNALSDMLDVSADEETSTKAQGKDAPEATECQLEASGLKTVPVPGFRPKCDERGLYRPQQCFMGNCWCVNQASGNEIPGSLTRGPARCGANYLIGGRSKVLSLPEVDV from the exons ATGTCTGACCCAGAGACTCAGTACCAGCCTCTCGTTGGAGCTCCCAACCAGCAGACAGCCCTCAATGAACCAGCACAGGG TGGCCGTCCATCCCGCGCCTATAAGGTTGCAGGTTTAACCCTGTTAGCCTGTGTCCTGATTGCGGGCCAGGCAATGGTTGCGTACTTCCTCCTCAGCCAGGGCAGCGACATCAAATCTCTGGAGGAGCAGAACAACAACCTGCAGGCTCAGCTGCTGAAGGGGAGATCTA ATTCAGTTCCCATGAGGATGCACATGCCCATGAATGCTCTGTCTGACATGCTGGATGTCTCAGCAGACGAG GAAACTTCGACCAAGGCCCAAGGAAAAGATG caCCAGAGGCTACTGAGTGCCAGCTGGAGGCGTCTGGTTTGAAGACTGTACCGGTGCCAGGTTTCCGCCCCAAATGTGATGAGCGCGGTCTCTACCGCCCCCAGCAGTGCTTCATGGGGAACTGCTGGTGTGTGAACCAAGCTAGCGGCAATGAGATCCCTGGATCCTTGACCAGAGGACCGGCCCGCTGTGGTGCAAACTACCTCATTG GCGGCCGAAGCAAAGTCCTCTCTCTGCCTGAAGTTGATGTCTAA
- the LOC132975528 gene encoding SLC35A4 upstream open reading frame protein-like isoform X1 → MAVMQLFGCQLPIKSKEEEEEEEEEGRGTTNTSDNMGNDKNPLGQLKDLVELKDQLEDIQRRMEDEIQAGVPPGGSFLASPFLKGFLAGYVVARLRSSALMGVVVGTCTGIYAAQNYAVPNIESTVKDYISNLRGGSK, encoded by the exons atggcagtaatgcaactttttggatgccagctgccaataaaatccaaagaagaagaagaagaagaagaagaagaaggaagaggtaCCACCAACACAAGTGACAACATGGGAAATGACAAG AATCCTCTGGGCCAGCTCAAAGACCTGGTGGAGCTTAAGGACCAGCTGGAAGACATCCAGAGACGGATGGAGGATGAGATACAAGCTGGGGTTCCTCCA GGTGGCAGTTTCCTCGCCTCTCCTTTCCTGAAGGGTTTTCTGGCCGGTTACGTTGTTGCAAGGCTACGCTCCTCGGCACTGATgggtgttgttgttggaaccTGTACAGGAATCTATGCTGCACAGAATTATGCTGTTCCCAACATTGAAAGCACAGTCAAAGACTACATAAGCAACCTGAGAGGAGGgagcaaataa
- the LOC132975528 gene encoding SLC35A4 upstream open reading frame protein-like isoform X2 — protein MCIQNPLGQLKDLVELKDQLEDIQRRMEDEIQAGVPPGGSFLASPFLKGFLAGYVVARLRSSALMGVVVGTCTGIYAAQNYAVPNIESTVKDYISNLRGGSK, from the exons ATGTGTATACAGAATCCTCTGGGCCAGCTCAAAGACCTGGTGGAGCTTAAGGACCAGCTGGAAGACATCCAGAGACGGATGGAGGATGAGATACAAGCTGGGGTTCCTCCA GGTGGCAGTTTCCTCGCCTCTCCTTTCCTGAAGGGTTTTCTGGCCGGTTACGTTGTTGCAAGGCTACGCTCCTCGGCACTGATgggtgttgttgttggaaccTGTACAGGAATCTATGCTGCACAGAATTATGCTGTTCCCAACATTGAAAGCACAGTCAAAGACTACATAAGCAACCTGAGAGGAGGgagcaaataa